Below is a window of Planctomicrobium piriforme DNA.
CCTCGTCGCCAAAACAATCAATCTTCCACCGGCAACGACACACTCTCACCCAATACCATCACAGACCGCTACCATTGTGCCGAACGTCTGTGGACTGACGTCCCCCGCTCGCCATCACTTCTTTACAGAGAGCTGTTCGATCACCCCTGGCAGAAACGTTCCGAGACGCTGGGCCGCCAGTTGAGCATGTTCCCGCAGGCTGAGGAAATCTTTCACGCAGCCAGGCCGTTTGAGAATGGAACCCAGCAGCGCACCGGCCCGAACGGTTCCCTTCGGCCCGAGGACGGCCAACACTTCCGGCGGCAGATCACCGGAGAGATCGTCGCTGATCGCGCGAATTGCCATGAAGCGAGTGCCGCGGTCGCGGCACACCTGGGCGACTCCCAAGGACTCCATGTCGACGGCGATGGCGCCGGTCTTCAAGGCGAGTGCCTGTTTTTCTTCCACATGCCGCACAATGTGATCGGTCGCGCAGATGTGCCCCACATGTAGCCCTCGCAACGGGTCAGGCGTCATGCGGAGGTCAATCGCCAGGCGCTGCGTGCCATCTCCATTGGTGACGCCATCGGCCATCACGATGTCTCCCCGTTTCAATTGGGGAAGAAGAGCGCCGGAGAATCCAACTGAAAGAATGTACGGCGGCTGAAAGGCGTCGATGAGTGCCTGCGTCGCCTGTCGGGCCCGAGCCAGTCCTGTTCCCCCTTCGACGACGCAGATCTGGTTACCGTCCCAGCGACAGCCTCGGAATCGAAACCCGTTGCCTGACTGCGTGCGGAGTTGTTCAATCGCGCTGAGGAACGGGGCGACTTCAATGTGCAATGCGCAAACGATCCCGATCACCGGCTCGACGGGCGTCGTTTCTTTGGAATCGGAAGTCGCGGCGGCAGGCTTTGTCGTCATTGGTCAGGCTCCGGCTCTTTGGGCGGCGTGCTGGCAGCCGATTCCGCATTTTCGATGGCATCGCACAGTAGATCAATCGAATCTCGACGTTCGAGGAATTTGGCGAACTGCTCGTAAGTCGGGCCGTCGAATAGCGTCGTCACGATGGGGGCGAAAAAGTGCATCGCCTGCGCCCCCAGAAAGTTGAGCGGGCGCGACATCTCCAGAAACGCCAGCGCCGGCATCGTCAGGCGTCGCCGCACGATTTCGCGAGCGAGCTGCTCGACGAGTTGCCGCTGCTCATCGGTGGGAGGAGACCCGTGAGGATTGACGGCGAACGCATGCTTCAGCCAGTCGAATTTCTGAGCCATCGGTCGAACAACAATGCGTCTGCAGGAAGTGAACGTATCAACACATGCAGTCTCGCGGATTGAACGCCCCGCCACAATCGACTGGCCTTGCGAATGCACTTCGTCAAACTCCCCTCGCCCCAGTACTCTGGGGAGAAGGGTTGGGGGTGAGGGGCGAATCGTGGTGGGAACAATGCTCTTCGTTGCGACGGCGCGCCGCAGTAAACTTCTATGACGGACGGCCCGCGATCTGAATCGCAGGTTGTGTTCTGCATGCTGGAAGGAACCGCTCGATGGTGGATGACGCTTCTCAATCGCCTGTTGTGAATTCGATTGCCCCTCCCAAGGGGCCGCGCTGGTTGTGGTTGCCGCTATTCCTGGTGTGTGCCTATTGGGCGGTGCTGTTTGCACTGGCCAGCTTCGAGCTGGTGATGCTGACGCGGTTTCTTTCGCGGATGCTGGCACTGCTGGTGATGCTGCTTGTGTTTCTGGTGTGGTGGCTGGCGAATCGCGGCGTCTCGCTTCGCGAACGATTTGCCGGTCTGGCAGCCCTGTTCGGTTCCTGGATTCTCTTCGGGTTCGTCACCGACAAGACGATGCCGCACTTTGTGCTGCTGTTCAGCGGCTTGCCGATTGCGTTAACCGCCTGGACAGTCTGGTTGTTCGTGACGCGGCGTTCTTCCTCGAAGATCCGAATGGCTGGAACTCTGGTCGTGATGCTGCTGTCGTATGGAGCCTTCACGCTGGTGCGGTGGGACGGACTCGATGGACGGCAGAATGCGGAACTGAGCTGGCGCTGGTCGCCGACTTCGGAAGACCTGTTTCGTGAGCAACAATCAAAGGCAGCACCGCAATCACCTGCCGCGCCGGTCGCGGCCGAATGGGCGTCGCAGCCGGGCGACTGGCCAGCGTTTCGCGGTGCCGGACGCGACGGCATCGTTCTCGATCTGCCTCCTCAGGATTGGAAACAGTCTCCTCCGCAGGCAGTCTGGAAGCGCCGCGTTGGACCAGGCTGGTCGAGCGTGATCGTGGTCGACGGCCATCTCGTCACGCAGGAGCAACGGGGAGACCAGGAATCGACCGTCTGCTACGACGCCGCCACCGGCAACGAAGTCTGGGCAAGCAACGAAGCAGGCCGGTTTGAGGAAGGACTTTCCGGTCCAGGCCCGCGAGCGACGCCAGCGTTTGCTGAGGGCAGAATTCTCGCCTACGGCGCACAAGGGACATTAACGTGCCTCGACTCGGCCACAGGAAAGCTCGTCTGGAAACGGGAAGTCCTCAAGGAGACGGGCGGGGCGATCCCACAATGGGGGCTGTCAATCTCTCCGCTCATCATCGACCGTCAGGTGATCGTCTTCGCAGGCGGCGCGAATCAACAGGGGCTGCTCGCCTACAACATAGAGAACGGCGAAGTCCTCTGGTCCGCCCCGACCGGACCTGCGACTTACAGTTCACCGCAATTGGTCACGCTATCTGGCGAACGTCAGATCCTCATCCACGACAGCCAGAGCTTGAAATCGCTCCGTCCGACCGATGGCACGCTGCTCTGGGAACGCCCCAACAATTCCACGGCGTTCGTCCCGATGCTGCAAATCCCACTGATTGGTGATGACCAGTTACTGGTTCCGGTCGCCGAAGGCATTTCACTCAATCGAGTGAATTTGAACGACGGCAAATGGTCAGTCGAGACGTTGTGGGAAACAAACCGCCTGAAGCCTGACTTCAATGACATCGCCGTCCATGAGGGTTTCATTTACGGCCTCGACGACGGCATTCTCTGCTGTCTTGATGTCGCCACCGGCGCAAGAAAATGGAAGAAAGGCCGCTACGGGCACGGCCAACTGCTGCTGGCGCCGGATCGCGACCTGCTCTTGATCCTGGGCGAACAAGGCAACGTGACCCTGGTGAAAGCCGCCCCAACCGGCCACGAGGAATTGGGCACACTCCCCGCCATCACCGGCAAAACCTGGAACCACCCGGTCGTCGCCCATGACATGCTGTATGTGCGAAACGGGGAAGAGCTGGCGAGTTTCAGATTGCCAGCGGGGACGATGCGGACGGTGAGAGTCAGAGATTGATTTCGGTAGCCCTGAAGGGGCATGGCAACCTAGCCCTGGGCAACGCCCAGGGACGGATTTCGCGCTGATTCTCCGGAGCCCTGAAAGGGCGTCACAACCATGCGGATTTGTGTCGCTCTATTGACAGGCGAATTTCTGATGAACTTTCATGCCGTTTGAGTAAATGTCATTGATACGGCGTCCGTGACCTGTCATATGAATAGGGTGAAAGCATTGCAGTTCGGCACGAAAGCAAAGTTGATTATTGGCGGGTTCCTGCTCGCGATTGCGCTGTGTGGTGCCGGCATTGCCGCCGTATTTCTCCTGCTCGCAGACGGGCGATGTGCAGAATTCTTTTCGGTGGATCATCCTAACGCCATCAAGACGCAAAGGCTCGGGGATCACATCATTGGTGCACTCAACCGCTACAGAGAAGAACGAAACGATTTTCCCAAATCATTGGAAGAACTCGTTCCTGACTATCTGGAAACCATTCCACCTCCCCTTTATGGCGAGAGGAAATGGGTGTACCACCGAATTGAAACTCCGGGAGAGCCGCCGCAATTCGAACTCACCTTTGGGCCGCCGAATCTCTATCCGTGCGTCTTTTACGAGTCAAAACATCGCACTTGGACCGTTGACGATTGATCATCGTTAATGGCAATCATGCCGCCCTCAAACGCCACTGGCATCGCTTTATGATGGCATTCTCTGAACTTCAGCCGACTCACTCCTTGAGATCGAAGCTGATGTTCTCCAACCCGGATGGCGGAATGTCAGCGACGAGGCCTGATTTTGCCGCGATCGAATACTTGATCGGAATCAGTGATTTGACCATGACCGGCGCGGCGTCTTCAGACGGCTGGTCTTCCGCATCGGTCTTCATGATCACGACAGAGTAAGAACCTGGGACCGCACCCGACTCCGGCGGAAACGTTTTGAGTTCGAACTTTCCGTCACTGTCGGTTAATGCCGATGCCCCGATGCCGTCGGGAGCGGTTGGTTGAAAGACCACAACCGCTCCTTCCAGGGGCAGCCCTTCGAAGGTGACGGTTCCGCTTGCCGGTGCAACGGTCGGCCGCTGGGCTTTCCAGCGATCGGATTGTTGACCGCAGCCTGAAAAGATCACCGCCCCGGTCAACAGGAGCCAGTAAGTTCGCGCTCGGGACATCACATTCACCTCGTTCTGACTCTGTCAGCATCTCACGAATCGAAACCAGCAGTGTGCTGCTCTAGAACTCGCCGACGATCTCGCTGCCGTTGCGGGTTCCCAGTGCGCCCCAGACGCCATACGGGCTCGGCGTCGAACTGGTCACGGCCGGGAGAATTGCCGCCTGATTGCCGGTGTTGATGTTTTCACTGACGAAACGGACTGCTCCATCACCCATCAGCACTTGCACGCCGCCGACATGGCGGCTTTCAGCGCTGTACATCCCGTCGCAATACGAGCTGCGCGAGCCGCCTGAGTAGCAACTGGCGGCATTCGGCGGAGCAGCGGTCGAGAACGCCGAGTACGAGCCGACCCCATCACCCCAGCGATAAGCTCGTGCAGGTTCTCCCACCCAGGCGCCGGTCGGATACGACTTGGTAGTGGTATTGAATAGAGCGGCACACGCTGCCGGACTGGCGGCCGCCCCGGAAAGAGCCGTGTTGGCGATCATGCCGCGACCGTTGGGTGTGTCCGCGCCCACGATTTCGGACATGGCGATGGTATTGCTGCTGCCGTCCATTGCATCACGCAAGCCGTAACAGATCATGGCGGCGAACAAGCCCCGGCTCGGGGCGACAATGGGGTATTGAGGTCTGGCACAACCGTTGCCTGCATGGCTGTCGCCGGCACAGAAGACATAGTTCTTCTTGCCGCGTGAGTTCGAAGCTGTATTGGGATCTTCCATGGCCGAGTCGGTCGGGCACTGCAACACCGGAATCATGCGCGTCCAGGGGAGGTTCGCATTGTAGGGAGGGTTGTCGCCGGTCAGCGACTGAATCTCCTGATAGAGTGCCT
It encodes the following:
- a CDS encoding phosphorylase family protein, producing MTTKPAAATSDSKETTPVEPVIGIVCALHIEVAPFLSAIEQLRTQSGNGFRFRGCRWDGNQICVVEGGTGLARARQATQALIDAFQPPYILSVGFSGALLPQLKRGDIVMADGVTNGDGTQRLAIDLRMTPDPLRGLHVGHICATDHIVRHVEEKQALALKTGAIAVDMESLGVAQVCRDRGTRFMAIRAISDDLSGDLPPEVLAVLGPKGTVRAGALLGSILKRPGCVKDFLSLREHAQLAAQRLGTFLPGVIEQLSVKK
- a CDS encoding PQQ-binding-like beta-propeller repeat protein, producing the protein MVDDASQSPVVNSIAPPKGPRWLWLPLFLVCAYWAVLFALASFELVMLTRFLSRMLALLVMLLVFLVWWLANRGVSLRERFAGLAALFGSWILFGFVTDKTMPHFVLLFSGLPIALTAWTVWLFVTRRSSSKIRMAGTLVVMLLSYGAFTLVRWDGLDGRQNAELSWRWSPTSEDLFREQQSKAAPQSPAAPVAAEWASQPGDWPAFRGAGRDGIVLDLPPQDWKQSPPQAVWKRRVGPGWSSVIVVDGHLVTQEQRGDQESTVCYDAATGNEVWASNEAGRFEEGLSGPGPRATPAFAEGRILAYGAQGTLTCLDSATGKLVWKREVLKETGGAIPQWGLSISPLIIDRQVIVFAGGANQQGLLAYNIENGEVLWSAPTGPATYSSPQLVTLSGERQILIHDSQSLKSLRPTDGTLLWERPNNSTAFVPMLQIPLIGDDQLLVPVAEGISLNRVNLNDGKWSVETLWETNRLKPDFNDIAVHEGFIYGLDDGILCCLDVATGARKWKKGRYGHGQLLLAPDRDLLLILGEQGNVTLVKAAPTGHEELGTLPAITGKTWNHPVVAHDMLYVRNGEELASFRLPAGTMRTVRVRD
- a CDS encoding carboxypeptidase-like regulatory domain-containing protein — its product is MSRARTYWLLLTGAVIFSGCGQQSDRWKAQRPTVAPASGTVTFEGLPLEGAVVVFQPTAPDGIGASALTDSDGKFELKTFPPESGAVPGSYSVVIMKTDAEDQPSEDAAPVMVKSLIPIKYSIAAKSGLVADIPPSGLENISFDLKE
- a CDS encoding DUF1559 domain-containing protein; amino-acid sequence: MSKRAKSGFTLIELLVVIAIIAILVALLLPAVQQARESARRSECKNNLKQFGLALHNYHSTFNKFPPFGGGRGNLSSGGQRTRLSGVAFLLPYLDQEALYQEIQSLTGDNPPYNANLPWTRMIPVLQCPTDSAMEDPNTASNSRGKKNYVFCAGDSHAGNGCARPQYPIVAPSRGLFAAMICYGLRDAMDGSSNTIAMSEIVGADTPNGRGMIANTALSGAAASPAACAALFNTTTKSYPTGAWVGEPARAYRWGDGVGSYSAFSTAAPPNAASCYSGGSRSSYCDGMYSAESRHVGGVQVLMGDGAVRFVSENINTGNQAAILPAVTSSTPSPYGVWGALGTRNGSEIVGEF